In one Lysobacter alkalisoli genomic region, the following are encoded:
- a CDS encoding nuclear transport factor 2-like protein — translation MNSIRSLMFAYVLATLALITGPVTARAADLTPGQMEHLVRAVTAAQNRSTAPGVTVADVDRLFALYAPGFIYEHPGMDDVYTREQLYGNHVRAVRDGRFERDASGPDNADGYQIEALMYGTNAVAVQRRRRDVSRMAVFEFEDGKVSRIREYWNY, via the coding sequence ATGAATTCGATCAGATCGCTCATGTTCGCGTACGTGCTGGCCACGCTGGCACTGATCACAGGCCCGGTCACGGCCCGGGCGGCCGACCTGACACCCGGACAGATGGAACACCTCGTGCGTGCGGTGACCGCAGCACAGAACCGCTCCACCGCGCCCGGCGTTACCGTCGCGGATGTCGATCGCCTGTTCGCCCTGTACGCCCCCGGCTTCATCTACGAGCATCCGGGAATGGATGATGTCTACACACGCGAACAGCTGTATGGGAACCATGTGCGGGCCGTGCGCGACGGCCGCTTCGAACGCGATGCCAGCGGTCCGGACAACGCGGATGGCTACCAGATCGAGGCGCTGATGTATGGCACCAATGCAGTCGCCGTGCAGCGCCGTCGACGCGACGTGTCCAGAATGGCGGTGTTCGAGTTCGAGGACGGCAAGGTGTCGCGGATCAGGGAGTACTGGAAC
- a CDS encoding efflux RND transporter periplasmic adaptor subunit: MPRLTKVLIAAAVLASALTLYAFRGTDTPADASAATAPNRDTAASSPAVVQVAPAVDTEFAPLHHATGSVISRRDAQVASEQDGRVVRVADVGQHVATGEPLAVLDDTTLGLREQEFRAELARIDTLLEQARRQERRYAQLADAQNIARAQYEQMRADRDVLVQERARAAALLAQTRHQRTQMIVRAPFGGVVVEQRAQVGEFLARGAPVARLVDTEGLEIRARAPVTMAARLFVGSPVRISAEGLPSRSHEITAIVPVGDELSRQIEIRIALDDMPLAVGSAVELAIPSASPRKVLAVPRDALLLRREGNYVLRVDSDQRARRIPVELGEEIDGLVEVDGPLGSGDLLVVMGGERLEPGQPVRVEPEMAVATSR; this comes from the coding sequence ATGCCCCGATTGACGAAAGTCCTGATCGCCGCCGCCGTTCTCGCCTCGGCGCTGACGCTCTACGCATTCCGGGGCACCGACACGCCCGCCGACGCCTCCGCAGCGACTGCACCGAACCGGGACACCGCTGCTTCCTCGCCGGCCGTGGTGCAGGTCGCTCCTGCGGTCGATACCGAGTTCGCCCCACTCCACCATGCCACCGGCAGCGTCATCAGCCGGCGCGATGCGCAGGTGGCCAGCGAGCAGGACGGTCGCGTGGTCCGGGTCGCCGACGTCGGACAGCATGTCGCGACCGGCGAGCCGCTCGCCGTCCTGGACGACACGACACTGGGACTCAGGGAGCAGGAGTTCCGGGCCGAGCTGGCCCGCATCGACACCCTGCTCGAGCAGGCCCGGCGTCAGGAACGGCGTTATGCGCAGCTCGCCGATGCACAGAACATCGCCCGCGCACAATACGAACAGATGCGTGCCGATCGCGACGTGCTGGTCCAGGAGCGTGCCCGTGCCGCCGCGCTGTTGGCGCAGACCCGGCACCAGCGCACGCAGATGATCGTCCGCGCACCCTTTGGCGGAGTGGTGGTGGAGCAGCGTGCGCAGGTCGGTGAATTCCTGGCACGCGGCGCTCCCGTCGCGCGGCTCGTCGATACGGAGGGACTGGAGATCCGGGCGCGCGCACCGGTGACGATGGCGGCACGGCTGTTCGTCGGCAGCCCGGTCCGGATCAGTGCCGAAGGGCTGCCCTCGCGCAGCCATGAGATCACCGCGATCGTACCGGTCGGTGACGAGCTCTCCCGTCAGATCGAGATCCGCATCGCGCTCGACGATATGCCGCTCGCGGTCGGCAGTGCGGTCGAACTTGCCATCCCCAGTGCATCGCCCCGGAAGGTACTGGCGGTGCCCCGCGATGCGTTGCTGCTGCGGCGCGAAGGCAACTACGTGCTGCGCGTCGACTCGGACCAGCGGGCCCGGCGGATCCCGGTGGAGCTGGGCGAGGAGATCGACGGTCTGGTGGAGGTCGATGGCCCGCTGGGGTCGGGTGACCTGCTGGTGGTCATGGGTGGCGAACGCCTCGAGCCCGGCCAGCCCGTGCGGGTCGAACCTGAAATGGCGGTGGCGACATCACGTTGA